Proteins co-encoded in one Nyctibius grandis isolate bNycGra1 chromosome 14, bNycGra1.pri, whole genome shotgun sequence genomic window:
- the ZDHHC8 gene encoding palmitoyltransferase ZDHHC8, which yields MPSSTGKRFKPTKYIPVSTAAALLVGSTTLFFVFTCPWLTKAISPAIPVYNGLVFLFVLANFSMATFMDPGVFPRADEDEDKDDDFRAPLYKNVEIKGIQVRMKWCATCHFYRPPRCSHCSVCDNCVEDFDHHCPWVNNCIGRRNYRYFFLFLLSLSTHMVGVFTFGLIFVLNHMEKLGAAHTTITMAVMCVAGLFFIPVIGLTGFHIVLVARGRTTNEQVTGKFRGGVNPFTRGCCRNVEHVLCSPLAPRYIVEPKKKQAVSVKPPFLRPDLSERQITVKISDNGIQANLNRSKSKISLEGLEDKSMDVQPPLPPKGDPSKYSELQGQLGTNEEGGLSPKLISPPTPAMYKYRPAFSNNPKVHYHATAEQITMQEGHSQGALIEEDGRSLDYQSEPSLDIPSYRKSSLHKTYQSSPLQIDSFAINSRSLSLKSAGRAGTDKMPLHPIKSEGAASTPYKSIFAPNSLSNRNGSLSYDSLLNPMSPSGRKCIAHSAVSSVGYHSPYLSAKMCHLRGNELQRQPPQSFSPVLGGPAPHQRDPSPVRYDNLSKTIMASIQERKEMEEREKLLHSHPDSVFADSGVYDTPSSYSLQQVSTLSEDPRSMAMRYGSRDNLMAATSFSTRNPILQSSVSSLSSAMTRAPRTSTTSLQADLANNNVQSHQALQGRVSNGSYKSPGHQVPSSPTGMPRSPSYVGPKAVSFLNTVEITEVQSVGAQRDDMQLKTPHSKINGQPKGISRLGSTSSSQGTPVSPARHSNVKKVSGVGGTTYEISV from the exons GTGCCCCTGGTTGACAAAAGCCATCTCCCCAGCCATCCCAGTGTACAATGGGCTCGTGTTCTTGTTTGTACTGGCAAACTTCAGCATGGCAACTTTCATGGACCCTGGAGTTTTCCCACGAG CAGATGAAGATGAAGATAAAGACGACGACTTCCGAGCTCCACTCTACAAGAATGTGGAGATTAAAGGAATCCAAGTACGGATGAAATGGTGTGCCACCTGCCACTTCTACCGTCCTCCACGCTGCTCTCACTGCAGCGTCTGTGACAACTGTGTTGAG GATTTTGACCATCACTGCCCATGGGTCAACAATTGCATAGGACGGAGGAACTACcgctatttttttctcttcttgctgtCCTTAAGTACGCACATGGTTGGAGTATTCACCTTTGGGCTCATCTTCGTATTAAACCATATGGAAAAGCTGGGAGCAGCTCATACCACCATTAC AATGGCTGTCATGTGTGTGGCTGGCTTATTCTTTATTCCAGTCATTGGTCTCACTGGCTTCCATATTGTTCTAGTGGCCCGAGGGCGCACAACGAATGAACAG GTGACAGGTAAATTCCGTGGGGGAGTGAATCCTTTTACCCGAGGATGCTGTCGAAATGTGGAACATGTGCTCTGCAGCCCCTTGGCTCCCAG GTACATAGTTGAGcccaagaaaaagcaagctgtgAGTGTGAAGCCTCCTTTCCTCAGACCTGATTTATCTGAGCGACAGATCACAGTGAAGATCAGTGACAATGGGATCCAAGCCAACCTCAACCGGAGCAAG TCTAAAATTAGCCTGGAAGGTCTGGAGGATAAAAGTATGGATGTGCAACCACCTCTCCCACCCAAAGGAGATCCAAGCAAGTACTCTGAGCTGCAAGGGCAGCTGGGGACCAACGAAG aaggTGGCCTTTCACCCAAACTGATCAGCCCTCCTACACCTGCCATGTACAAGTATCGACCAGCTTTCAGCAACAATCCCAAAGTCCACTACCATGCTACAGCTGAGCAG ATCACCATGCAGGAGGGACACAGTCAAGGGGCTCTAATAGAAGAGGATGGCAGGAGCCTTGATTACCAGTCTGAACCCAGCTTGGACATCCCCAGCTACAGGAAGAGCTCTCTCCACAAGACCTATCAGTCTTCCCCACTCCAGATAGATTCCTTTGCCATCAATTCACGATCCCTGAGCCTGAAAtctgctggcagggcagggacagaCAAAATGCCCCTTCATCCAATAAAGTCTGAAGGGGCGGCTTCCACCCCTTACAAAAGCATCTTTGCTCCCAATTCCCTGTCAAACAGAAATGGGAGTCTTTCATATGACAGTTTGCTAAACCCCATGTCACCCTCGGGGAGGAAGTGCATCGCCCATTCAGCGGTCAGCTCCGTTGGGTACCACTCTCCATATTTATCAGCCAAAATGTGCCATCTACGGGGGAATGAGCTGCAACGCCAACCACCGCAAAGCTTCAGCCCAGTGCTGGGGGGTCCAGCTCCGCATCAGCGAGACCCCTCCCCAGTCCGCTATGATAACCTTTCCAAAACCATTATGGCATCCAtccaggagaggaaagagatggaagagagggagaagctCCTCCACTCACACCCTGACTCAGTGTTTGCAGACTCAGGTGTCTATGACACCCCTAGCTCTTACAGCCTTCAGCAAGTCAGCACGCTCTCTGAAGACCCACGCAGCATGGCAATGAGATACGGATCTAGAGACAATCTGATGGCTGCTACCAGTTTTAGCACAAGGAACCCTATACTGCAGTCCTCAGTGTCTTCACTCTCAAGTGCAATGACAAGAGCACCAAGGacttccacaacctctctgcaAGCTGATTTAGCCAATAATAATGTCCAGTCCCATCAAGCACTACAGGGCAGGGTGAGCAATGGCTCCTACAAATCCCCAGGCCACCAGGTCCCGTCGTCCCCCACAGGGATGCCTAGGTCACCCTCTTATGTAGGCCCGAAGGCTGTCTCGTTTCTAAACACTGTGGAAATTACAGAGGTGCAATCAGTGGGAGCACAAAG gGATGACATGCAGTTGAAGACACctcacagtaaaataaatggaCAGCCAAAAGGAATATCCAGGTTGGGTTCAACATCAAGTTCCCAGGGGACGCCTGTCAGCCCTGCTAGACACTCAAACGTTAAGAAGGTGTCTGGAGTTGGTGGAACAACCTATGAAAtttcagtgtaa